The following proteins are co-located in the Neomonachus schauinslandi chromosome 8, ASM220157v2, whole genome shotgun sequence genome:
- the LOC110583668 gene encoding 26S proteasome complex subunit SEM1, whose translation MSEKKQPVDLSLLEEDNEFREFPEEDWAGLDEDEDPHVWEDDWDDDNVDDDFSSQLGAGLQKHGHEMETS comes from the coding sequence ATGTCAGAGAAAAAGCAGCCGGTAGACCTGAGTCTCTTGGAGGAAGACAACGAGTTCAGGGAGTTCCCTGAGGAAGACTGGGCTGGCTTAGATGAAGATGAGGATCCACATGTCTGGGAGGATGATTGGGATGATGACAACGTAGATGATGACTTCTCCAGTCAATTAGGAGCTGGACTACAGAAACATGGGCATGAGATGGAGACCTCATAG